A stretch of Phragmites australis chromosome 12, lpPhrAust1.1, whole genome shotgun sequence DNA encodes these proteins:
- the LOC133886163 gene encoding B3 domain-containing protein Os11g0156000-like: MAVNHLSQEHPQAWPWGVAMYTNLHYHCCYEREHLFEKLLTPSDVGKLNRLVIPKQHAERYFPLGGDSGDKGLILSFEDEAGKPWRFRYSYWTSSQSYVLTKGWSRYVKEKRLDAGDVVHFEGMRVLGMGDRLFIGYRRRGESATAAAASPPAVRIAAAAQSAGEQQPWSPMCYSTSGSYPTSPANSYAYYRHSVDHDRSNMHHAGESQWDRDNRSCSAASAPSRQLRLFGVNLDCGPEPELETATAMYSYMHQRAYAATSPLPNN, translated from the exons ATGGCCGTGAATCATCTCTCCCAGGAGCACCCCCAGGCCTGGCCCTGGGGCGTAGCCATGTACACGAACCTACACTACCACTGCTGCTACGAGAGGGAGCACCTGTTCGAGAAGCtcctcacaccaagtgatgtgggGAAGCTCAACAGGCTGGTGATCCCCAAGCAGCATGCCGAGAGGTACTTCCCCCTCGGCGGCGACTCTGGCGACAAGGGCCTGATCCTGTCTTTCGAGGATGAGGCTGGCAAGCCATGGCGGTTCCGGTACTCGTACTGGACGAGCAGCCAGAGCTACGTGCTCACCAAGGGCTGGAGCCGGTACGTCAAGGAGAAGCGCCTTGATGCCGGCGACGTTGTGCACTTTGAGGGGATGCGTGTTCTTGGCATGGGCGACCGTCTGTTCATTGGTTACAGGCGCCGCGGTGAGAGTGCAACGGCGGCAGCGGCATCACCACCCGCTGTGCGCATAGCGGCGGCCGCGCAGAGCGCCGGAGAGCAGCAGCCATGGAGCCCAATGTGCTACAGCACATCAGGCTCGTACCCAACCAGCCCGGCCAATTCCTATGCCTACTACCGTCACTCAGTGGACCATGATCGCAGCAACATGCACCATGCAG GAGAATCCCAGTGGGACAGAGACAACAGGAGTTGCAGTGCGGCATCAGCACCGTCGAGGCAGCTCCGGCTGTTTGGCGTGAACCTCGACTGCGGACCGGAGCCAGAGCTGGAGACAGCAACGGCAATGTACAGCTACATGCACCAGAGAGCCTACGCTGCAACATCTCCACTGCCCAATAACTGA